One region of Anaeromyxobacter paludicola genomic DNA includes:
- a CDS encoding SDR family oxidoreductase produces the protein MFVVTAATGKLGRHAVEALLQKVPAREIAAAVRHPEKAADLAARGVQVREADYTRPGTLQAAFQAGDKVLFISSSAVGERLPQHRAVVEAARKAGVALLAYTSLLRADRSTLGLAPEHKGTEELVRASGLPFVFLRNGWYLENYTENLGPALAHGAIAGCAGQGRIAAASRADYAAAAVEVLTGAGHEGKAYELAGDAPFTLAELAAEVSRQLGRTIAYADLPPEEYRKVLTAAGLPGPFVELLVDSDLGASRGELDDRTGELRRLIGRPTTSLAAAVKAGLGR, from the coding sequence ATGTTCGTCGTCACCGCAGCCACCGGAAAGCTGGGCCGCCACGCGGTCGAGGCGCTGCTCCAGAAGGTGCCCGCCCGCGAGATCGCGGCGGCCGTGCGCCACCCCGAGAAGGCGGCCGACCTCGCCGCCCGCGGCGTGCAGGTGCGAGAGGCCGACTACACCCGCCCCGGCACCCTGCAGGCGGCCTTCCAGGCCGGCGACAAGGTGCTCTTCATCTCGTCGAGCGCCGTCGGCGAGCGGCTGCCGCAGCACCGGGCGGTGGTGGAGGCGGCGCGGAAGGCCGGGGTGGCGCTCCTCGCCTACACGAGCCTGCTCCGGGCCGACCGCTCCACCCTCGGGCTCGCCCCGGAGCACAAGGGCACCGAGGAGCTCGTCCGCGCCTCCGGCCTGCCGTTCGTCTTCCTGCGCAACGGCTGGTACCTCGAGAACTACACCGAGAACCTCGGGCCGGCGCTGGCGCACGGGGCCATCGCCGGCTGCGCCGGGCAGGGCCGCATCGCCGCCGCCTCCCGGGCCGACTACGCGGCCGCCGCGGTCGAGGTGCTCACCGGCGCGGGCCACGAGGGGAAGGCCTACGAGCTCGCCGGCGACGCCCCCTTCACGCTGGCCGAGCTCGCGGCCGAGGTCTCGCGCCAGCTCGGCCGGACCATCGCCTACGCCGACCTGCCGCCGGAGGAGTACCGCAAGGTGCTCACCGCGGCCGGGCTGCCCGGCCCGTTCGTGGAGCTGCTCGTCGACTCCGACCTGGGCGCCTCCCGCGGCGAGCTCGACGACCGGACGGGCGAGCTGCGTCGCCTCATCGGCCGCCCCACCACCTCGCTCGCGGCGGCGGTGAAGGCGGGGCTGGGGCGCTGA
- a CDS encoding ABC-F family ATP-binding cassette domain-containing protein — translation MIRFDSIAKQHGHQILFLEASAVVQRGEKVGLVGPNGAGKSTLFRLVTREEEPDEGQVSIDRGVTVGHFSQDVGEMKGRSAVAETMDGAGPVSAVAAELAELEHALADPARADELEALVERFGHVQARFDELGGYGLEARAREILAGLGFSDAMMDGDVGALSGGWKMRVALARILLMRPDAMLLDEPTNHLDLESIIWLEEFLKGYPGALLMTSHDREFMNRIISKVIEIDGGELNSYSGDYDFYEKERAIADAHQQAQFDRQQAMLKKELAFIERFKARASHAAQVQSRVKKLDKIEKVEPPKVRKTVEFEFRQAPRSGEDVAKLAGVTKGYGARKIYEGFDFLVRRGERWAVMGANGAGKSTLLKLVAGESQPDQGAVTVGASVKMGYFAQHAMELLSPEKTVWETLQDAFPKSSIGSLRTLAGCFGFSGDEIEKQCRVLSGGEKARLVLAQMLYDPPNFLVLDEPTNHLDAATKDMLVRALQGYEGTMLFVSHDRRFLSALSNRVLELTPEGAIPYGGGYREYVARSGHEAPGLRSATKRS, via the coding sequence TTGATCCGCTTCGACTCCATCGCCAAGCAGCACGGCCACCAGATCCTGTTCCTCGAGGCCTCCGCCGTCGTCCAGCGCGGCGAGAAGGTGGGGCTCGTCGGCCCGAACGGCGCCGGCAAGTCCACGCTCTTCCGGCTGGTCACGCGCGAGGAGGAGCCCGACGAGGGCCAGGTCTCCATCGACCGCGGCGTCACCGTGGGCCACTTCAGCCAGGACGTGGGCGAGATGAAGGGGCGCTCCGCCGTGGCCGAGACCATGGACGGCGCCGGCCCGGTCTCCGCCGTCGCCGCCGAGCTGGCCGAGCTCGAGCACGCCCTCGCCGACCCGGCGCGGGCCGACGAGCTCGAGGCGCTGGTCGAGCGGTTCGGCCACGTGCAGGCCCGCTTCGACGAGCTCGGCGGCTACGGGCTCGAGGCGCGCGCCCGCGAGATCCTGGCCGGCCTCGGGTTCAGCGACGCCATGATGGACGGCGACGTCGGCGCGCTCTCCGGCGGCTGGAAGATGCGCGTCGCGCTGGCGCGCATCCTCCTCATGCGGCCGGACGCCATGCTGCTCGACGAGCCGACCAACCACCTCGACCTCGAGTCGATCATCTGGCTCGAGGAGTTCCTGAAGGGCTACCCGGGCGCGCTCCTCATGACCTCGCACGACCGCGAGTTCATGAACCGGATCATCTCGAAGGTGATCGAGATCGACGGCGGCGAGCTCAACAGCTACTCGGGCGACTACGACTTCTACGAGAAGGAGCGGGCGATCGCCGACGCCCACCAGCAGGCGCAGTTCGACCGGCAGCAGGCGATGCTCAAGAAGGAGCTGGCCTTCATCGAGCGCTTCAAGGCGCGGGCCTCCCACGCCGCCCAGGTGCAGAGCCGGGTGAAGAAGCTCGACAAGATCGAGAAGGTCGAGCCGCCCAAGGTGCGCAAGACGGTCGAGTTCGAGTTCCGCCAGGCGCCCCGCTCCGGCGAGGACGTGGCCAAGCTCGCCGGCGTCACCAAGGGCTACGGCGCGCGCAAGATCTACGAGGGCTTCGACTTCCTCGTCCGCCGGGGCGAGCGCTGGGCGGTGATGGGCGCGAACGGCGCCGGCAAGTCCACGCTCCTCAAGCTGGTGGCCGGCGAGTCGCAGCCCGACCAGGGCGCCGTCACGGTCGGCGCGAGCGTGAAGATGGGCTACTTCGCCCAGCACGCCATGGAGCTGCTCTCGCCGGAGAAGACGGTCTGGGAGACGCTCCAGGACGCCTTCCCCAAGTCGTCGATCGGCTCGCTGCGCACCCTCGCCGGCTGCTTCGGCTTCTCGGGCGACGAGATCGAGAAGCAGTGCCGGGTGCTCTCCGGCGGCGAGAAGGCGCGGCTGGTGCTGGCGCAGATGCTCTACGACCCGCCCAACTTCCTCGTGCTCGACGAGCCGACCAACCACCTCGACGCCGCCACGAAGGACATGCTGGTGCGGGCGCTCCAGGGCTACGAGGGGACGATGCTCTTCGTCTCCCACGACCGGCGCTTCCTCTCGGCGCTGTCGAACCGGGTGCTGGAGCTCACGCCGGAGGGGGCCATCCCCTACGGCGGCGGCTACCGCGAGTACGTGGCCCGCAGCGGCCACGAGGCGCCGGGGCTCCGGAGCGCGACGAAGCGGTCCTAG
- a CDS encoding energy-coupling factor ABC transporter ATP-binding protein — translation MTGPAPAPGARPAELVALEGVAFRYPDGTEALRGVDLRLGEGERLGLVGPNGAGKTTLISLLAGLVEPSAGTARVAGLPLAPASLPEIRARTGFLFNDPDDQLFMPTVLEDVAFAPLAAGVPPAEAEARARAALEEMGAGRLAGRFPGHLSSGEKRAVTLAGALVTGPRLLVLDEPTAFLDPYARRQLLGRLSRLEQGLLVVTHDLELVVELCPRVAVLDGGRVVADGPTAAVLGDERLMAAHRLETPHILKHRHPHGGALRGG, via the coding sequence GTGACCGGTCCCGCTCCCGCCCCCGGCGCCCGCCCCGCCGAGCTCGTCGCGCTCGAGGGCGTCGCCTTCCGCTACCCCGACGGCACCGAGGCGCTGCGCGGCGTGGACCTCCGGCTCGGCGAGGGGGAGCGGCTCGGCCTGGTGGGGCCGAACGGCGCCGGCAAGACCACCCTCATCTCGCTCCTCGCCGGGCTGGTGGAGCCCTCCGCCGGGACGGCGCGGGTGGCCGGGCTGCCGCTCGCGCCGGCGTCGCTCCCCGAGATCCGGGCCCGCACCGGCTTCCTCTTCAACGACCCCGACGACCAGCTCTTCATGCCCACGGTGCTCGAGGACGTGGCCTTCGCGCCGCTCGCCGCCGGGGTGCCGCCCGCCGAGGCCGAGGCGCGCGCGCGGGCCGCGCTCGAGGAGATGGGGGCGGGCCGCCTCGCCGGCCGCTTCCCGGGGCACCTCTCCTCGGGCGAGAAGCGGGCGGTGACGCTCGCCGGCGCGCTCGTCACCGGGCCCCGGCTCCTCGTGCTCGACGAGCCGACCGCCTTCCTCGACCCCTACGCCCGCCGCCAGCTCCTGGGGCGGCTCTCGCGGCTCGAGCAGGGGCTGCTCGTGGTGACGCACGACCTGGAGCTCGTGGTGGAGCTCTGCCCGCGGGTGGCGGTGCTCGACGGCGGCCGGGTGGTGGCCGACGGCCCGACCGCCGCGGTGCTCGGGGACGAGCGGCTCATGGCGGCGCACCGGCTCGAGACGCCGCACATCCTCAAGCACCGCCACCCGCACGGGGGCGCGCTGCGCGGCGGCTGA
- a CDS encoding bifunctional ornithine acetyltransferase/N-acetylglutamate synthase: MYSTALTFQSAAAHRAWLETQSRLPKGFRTGTASLEFAPVEVPSKRARMNLSLVALERPSAAFAAAFTRNAFPGAPVLVGRRRLAEPRLGALVVNNKVSNVCAPGGEAAAERICAEAARLLGMAPTEVLPSSTGVIGWRLPVEAMLAALPAAAGALQGESALPLAEAIMTTDLYPKVRRAELPGGASLVGVAKGAGMIEPDLATMLVFLLTDADLPREELRAALAEANEASFNCISIDSDTSTSDTVALVSSAAGPKVDAAAFRAALRQVCRDLAEDVVRNGEGVHHVIRARLEGAPDARAARALGKSLVNSPLLQCAVAGNDPNLGRILCAIGKLAGREGMPLDPARVRIAVGGEVVFEGGAMRLDPEKEQRLVAHLKAAEMYASAPPPDGLTFQPPHRHPPHERCVEIAVALGMGDGACEVLGADRTHEYVTENADYRS; encoded by the coding sequence ATGTACTCCACCGCCCTCACCTTCCAGAGCGCCGCCGCGCACCGCGCCTGGCTCGAGACCCAGTCCCGGCTGCCGAAGGGCTTCCGCACCGGCACCGCCTCCCTCGAGTTCGCGCCGGTGGAGGTCCCGTCGAAGCGGGCCCGCATGAACCTCTCGCTCGTCGCCCTGGAGCGCCCGAGCGCGGCCTTCGCCGCGGCGTTCACGCGGAACGCCTTCCCGGGCGCGCCGGTCCTGGTGGGCCGCCGGCGGCTCGCCGAGCCCCGGCTCGGGGCGCTCGTCGTCAACAACAAGGTCTCGAACGTCTGCGCCCCCGGCGGCGAGGCGGCGGCGGAGCGGATCTGCGCCGAGGCGGCCCGGCTCCTGGGGATGGCGCCCACCGAGGTGCTCCCCTCCTCCACCGGCGTCATCGGCTGGCGGCTGCCGGTCGAGGCCATGCTCGCGGCGCTGCCGGCCGCGGCCGGCGCGCTGCAGGGCGAGAGCGCGCTGCCGCTCGCCGAGGCGATCATGACCACCGACCTCTACCCCAAGGTCCGCCGCGCCGAGCTGCCCGGCGGCGCGAGCCTGGTCGGGGTGGCCAAGGGGGCCGGGATGATCGAGCCCGACCTCGCCACCATGCTGGTCTTCCTCCTCACCGACGCCGACCTGCCGCGCGAGGAGCTGCGCGCCGCGCTCGCCGAGGCGAACGAGGCGAGCTTCAACTGCATCTCCATCGACTCCGACACCAGCACCTCCGACACCGTGGCGCTGGTCTCCTCCGCCGCCGGGCCGAAGGTGGACGCCGCCGCCTTCCGGGCCGCGCTCCGCCAGGTCTGCCGCGACCTCGCCGAGGACGTGGTCCGCAACGGCGAGGGGGTCCACCACGTCATCCGGGCGCGGCTCGAGGGCGCGCCCGACGCCCGGGCGGCCCGCGCGCTCGGCAAGTCGCTCGTGAACTCGCCCCTGCTCCAGTGCGCCGTGGCCGGCAACGACCCGAACCTCGGCCGGATCCTCTGCGCCATCGGCAAGCTGGCCGGGCGCGAGGGGATGCCGCTCGACCCGGCCCGCGTCCGCATCGCGGTGGGCGGCGAGGTGGTCTTCGAGGGCGGCGCGATGCGGCTCGACCCGGAGAAGGAGCAGCGGCTCGTGGCCCACCTCAAGGCCGCGGAGATGTACGCGAGCGCGCCGCCGCCGGACGGGCTCACCTTCCAGCCGCCGCACCGGCACCCGCCGCACGAGCGCTGCGTCGAGATCGCGGTGGCGCTCGGGATGGGCGACGGCGCCTGCGAGGTGCTGGGCGCCGACCGCACCCACGAGTACGTGACCGAGAACGCGGACTACCGGAGCTAG
- the nikR gene encoding nickel-responsive transcriptional regulator NikR yields MLERIGISLEHDLLAQFDRLIEEKGYENRSEAIRDLIREQLVARGWSEARGDEERVAVVTLVYDHDSSSLAQKLTHIQHENHLAVVSALHVHMDHHNCLEVLVLRGKAKEILRMGESLVSTKGVRYGKVVPATTGQELK; encoded by the coding sequence ATGCTGGAGCGCATCGGCATCTCGCTGGAGCACGACCTGCTCGCGCAGTTCGACCGGCTCATCGAGGAGAAGGGCTACGAGAACCGCTCCGAGGCGATCCGCGACCTCATCCGCGAGCAGCTCGTGGCGCGCGGCTGGTCGGAGGCGCGGGGCGACGAGGAGCGGGTGGCGGTGGTCACGCTGGTCTACGACCACGACTCGTCGAGCCTGGCGCAGAAGCTCACCCACATCCAGCATGAGAACCACCTCGCGGTGGTCTCGGCGCTCCACGTCCACATGGACCACCACAACTGCCTCGAGGTGCTGGTGCTCCGCGGCAAGGCCAAGGAGATCCTGCGGATGGGCGAGAGCCTGGTGAGCACCAAGGGCGTGCGCTACGGGAAGGTGGTCCCGGCGACGACGGGGCAGGAGCTGAAGTAG
- a CDS encoding sugar diacid recognition domain-containing protein: MTLGPDFWRLADRFLEFLRAETGFPLIICDETGTIVKAVDRSRIGQKHAGAQRILRGEVDEAAVTAEEAAANPLVREGYSCPVVVDGRRAGTFGITGPLALSKPLARVAATVLAAWVEELDQQRRLQDAASKVSGGVQGLVARLGTLARESSELVEGMEKAAGAARERLAATDDVVSGVQQIALQSRILSINGAVEASRAGERGRAFAVISKDMLRLAEDARGAAGDVQKTLSDAREAIGSLDGAIARAAAGTKEQLASLAEVGQLIGGLRAAVDGLAASLRQDGAPGAPRR, encoded by the coding sequence ATGACCCTCGGTCCCGACTTCTGGCGCCTCGCCGACCGCTTCCTCGAGTTCCTCCGGGCCGAGACCGGCTTCCCCCTCATCATCTGCGACGAGACCGGCACCATCGTGAAGGCGGTGGACCGGAGCCGCATCGGCCAGAAGCACGCCGGGGCGCAGCGCATCCTCCGCGGCGAGGTGGACGAGGCGGCGGTCACCGCCGAGGAGGCGGCCGCGAACCCGCTGGTGCGGGAGGGCTACAGCTGCCCGGTGGTGGTGGACGGCCGGCGCGCCGGGACCTTCGGCATCACCGGCCCGCTCGCGCTGTCGAAGCCGCTCGCCCGGGTGGCCGCGACCGTGCTCGCCGCCTGGGTGGAGGAGCTCGACCAGCAGCGCCGGCTGCAGGACGCCGCGAGCAAGGTGTCGGGCGGGGTGCAGGGGCTCGTGGCGCGGCTCGGGACGCTCGCCCGCGAGTCGTCGGAGCTGGTCGAGGGCATGGAGAAGGCGGCCGGCGCCGCCCGCGAGCGGCTCGCCGCCACGGACGACGTGGTGAGCGGGGTCCAGCAGATCGCGCTCCAGAGCCGGATCCTGAGCATCAACGGGGCGGTGGAGGCGTCGCGCGCCGGGGAGCGGGGCCGGGCCTTCGCCGTCATCTCGAAGGACATGCTCCGGCTCGCCGAGGACGCCCGCGGCGCGGCGGGCGACGTGCAGAAGACCCTCTCCGACGCGCGCGAGGCGATCGGCAGCCTCGACGGCGCCATCGCCCGCGCCGCCGCGGGCACGAAGGAGCAGCTCGCGAGCCTGGCCGAGGTGGGCCAGCTCATCGGCGGGCTGCGGGCGGCGGTGGACGGGCTCGCCGCCTCGCTCCGGCAGGACGGGGCGCCCGGCGCGCCGCGCCGTTGA
- a CDS encoding winged helix-turn-helix transcriptional regulator, with product MIETRRSGHLARAMNRNALPRRGDLYAPACPSRGVLDHVTSRWGVLVLVALLESTHRFSELRRKVAGVSEKMLAQTLQALERDGFVLREVYPVIPPRVDYSLTPLGREVAGHVEALTDWIEERLPRILEHRARHEEHRARHEEHRARQEDARAGHEAPRPRPARRA from the coding sequence ATGATCGAGACGAGGCGCAGCGGCCACCTGGCCCGGGCGATGAACCGGAACGCATTGCCTCGCCGCGGCGATCTCTACGCGCCCGCCTGCCCGTCGCGGGGGGTGCTCGACCACGTGACCAGCCGCTGGGGCGTGCTGGTGCTGGTGGCGCTGCTCGAGTCCACGCACCGCTTCAGCGAGCTCCGGCGCAAGGTGGCGGGCGTGAGCGAGAAGATGCTCGCCCAGACGCTCCAGGCGCTCGAGCGCGACGGCTTCGTCCTCCGGGAGGTCTACCCGGTCATCCCGCCCCGGGTGGACTACAGCCTGACGCCGCTCGGGCGCGAGGTGGCCGGGCACGTGGAGGCGCTGACCGACTGGATCGAGGAGCGCCTCCCGCGCATCCTGGAGCACCGTGCGCGGCACGAGGAGCACCGTGCGCGGCACGAGGAGCACCGCGCGCGGCAGGAGGACGCCCGCGCCGGGCACGAGGCGCCGCGGCCCCGGCCCGCGCGGCGGGCCTAG
- a CDS encoding energy-coupling factor ABC transporter permease: MADALLSPSVGLAFDAAAGLLVAGAARRLSREPDQARRVPLMGVLGAFVFAAQMVNFAIPGTGSSGHLAGGLLLSVLLGPSAALVVMASVLLVQALFFADGGLLALGCNLFNMGVWPALLGLPLQRRLAGDAPGPARLTLACLAPALLAAELGALGVMVETQLSGRADLPFSRFAALMLGVHLPIGAVEGLVTAGMIRFASRLGATGPAPAPAAGRLPLAPTVLALAVFTGCVGAWFASARPDGLEWALARSGAAVREDGAAHAALRAVQARTALLPDYALPARAPGSARLGTSLAGGLGLLATLGLVGGAAALLRRGRAGRSDAR, translated from the coding sequence ATGGCCGACGCCCTGCTCTCGCCCTCCGTGGGCCTCGCGTTCGACGCGGCGGCCGGGCTGCTCGTGGCGGGCGCGGCGCGCCGGCTCTCGCGCGAGCCCGACCAGGCCCGCCGGGTGCCGCTCATGGGCGTGCTCGGGGCGTTCGTCTTCGCCGCCCAGATGGTGAACTTCGCCATCCCGGGGACCGGCTCCTCCGGCCACCTCGCCGGCGGGCTCCTCCTCTCGGTCCTGCTCGGGCCGAGCGCGGCGCTGGTGGTGATGGCCTCGGTGCTGCTGGTGCAGGCGCTCTTCTTCGCCGACGGCGGCCTGCTGGCCCTCGGCTGCAACCTCTTCAACATGGGCGTCTGGCCGGCCCTCCTCGGGCTCCCGCTGCAGCGCAGGCTCGCGGGGGACGCCCCCGGCCCGGCGCGGCTCACCCTCGCCTGCCTCGCCCCGGCCCTGCTCGCCGCCGAGCTCGGCGCGCTCGGCGTGATGGTGGAGACGCAGCTCTCCGGCCGCGCCGACCTCCCCTTCTCCCGCTTCGCCGCGCTCATGCTCGGCGTCCACCTGCCCATCGGCGCCGTCGAGGGACTGGTCACCGCCGGCATGATCCGCTTCGCCTCGCGCCTCGGCGCGACCGGCCCGGCGCCGGCCCCGGCCGCGGGGCGGCTGCCGCTCGCGCCCACCGTCCTCGCCCTCGCGGTGTTCACGGGGTGCGTGGGCGCCTGGTTCGCCTCGGCGCGGCCCGACGGGCTCGAGTGGGCGCTGGCGCGCTCCGGGGCCGCGGTGCGCGAGGACGGCGCGGCGCACGCGGCGCTGCGGGCGGTGCAGGCCCGCACCGCGCTCCTCCCCGACTACGCCCTGCCCGCGCGCGCGCCCGGCTCGGCGCGGCTCGGCACCTCGCTCGCCGGCGGGCTCGGGCTCCTCGCCACCCTGGGCCTGGTGGGCGGCGCCGCCGCGCTCCTGCGCCGCGGGCGCGCCGGCCGGAGCGACGCCCGGTGA
- a CDS encoding NAD-dependent epimerase/dehydratase family protein, whose protein sequence is MRALLIGGTRFVGYLLARRLLAGGHEVTVLNRGTLADPFGPEVEKLRADRTGPALGEALRGRSFDAVFDFAGYTAEDGRRAAELLDGRVGHYLAVSTGQVYLVREGAPRPAREADYDGPVMARPAEAEELAEWEYGVGKRGYEDALRAAHAARGFPVTVVRIPMVNGERDYYRRIERYLWRLGQGGPVLLPDGGGHATRHVYGGEVARFLALAAGRPETFGQAYNLAQEETPTLRELVAALRDLLGSASPLAAAPAELLRARGLDPLLLSPFSGAWMSFLDPSRARDALGFRHEPLASYLGRIVASWLAHPPEDAPPGAERRGDELALAAELLG, encoded by the coding sequence ATGCGCGCGCTCCTCATCGGCGGGACCCGCTTCGTCGGCTACCTCCTGGCGCGCCGGCTCCTCGCCGGCGGTCACGAGGTGACGGTGCTCAACCGCGGCACCCTCGCCGACCCCTTCGGCCCCGAGGTGGAGAAGCTCCGCGCCGACCGGACCGGGCCCGCCCTCGGCGAGGCGCTCCGGGGCCGGAGCTTCGACGCCGTCTTCGACTTCGCGGGCTACACCGCCGAGGACGGGCGGCGCGCGGCGGAGCTGCTCGACGGCCGGGTGGGCCACTACCTCGCCGTCTCCACCGGGCAGGTCTACCTGGTGCGCGAGGGGGCGCCGCGGCCGGCGCGGGAGGCCGACTACGACGGGCCGGTGATGGCCCGCCCCGCCGAGGCGGAGGAGCTCGCCGAGTGGGAGTACGGCGTCGGCAAGCGCGGCTACGAGGACGCGCTCCGGGCCGCCCACGCGGCGCGCGGCTTCCCGGTCACGGTGGTGCGCATCCCCATGGTGAACGGCGAGCGCGACTACTACCGGCGCATCGAGCGCTACCTCTGGCGGCTCGGGCAGGGCGGCCCGGTGCTCCTCCCCGACGGCGGCGGGCACGCCACGCGCCACGTCTACGGCGGCGAGGTGGCCCGGTTCCTGGCGCTCGCCGCCGGGCGGCCGGAGACCTTCGGGCAGGCCTACAACCTGGCCCAGGAGGAGACCCCGACCCTGCGCGAGCTCGTGGCCGCGCTCCGCGACCTCCTCGGCTCGGCGTCGCCGCTCGCAGCCGCGCCGGCCGAGCTCCTCCGCGCGCGCGGGCTCGACCCGCTCCTCCTCTCGCCCTTCAGCGGCGCCTGGATGAGCTTCCTCGATCCCTCGCGCGCCCGCGACGCGCTCGGCTTCCGGCACGAGCCGCTCGCCTCGTACCTGGGGCGGATCGTGGCGAGCTGGCTCGCACACCCGCCCGAGGACGCGCCGCCGGGCGCCGAGCGGCGCGGGGACGAGCTCGCGCTGGCGGCGGAGCTGCTGGGCTAG
- a CDS encoding energy-coupling factor transporter transmembrane component T family protein produces MSRVAARELDRLGYADSPVHRLDARAKLLVAAALVLAVSSFPRYEVAGLLPFFAVPVALGLGGRVAPRPVLRLVLAASPFALLVGLANPFLDTAPAAHVAGVAVRGGVLSLLSILLRFALCTSTLLLLVATTSMPRLVRGLRLLGTPAALTTQLQFLYRYLFLLVAEGERLQAARLLREPRRRLPRLATARGMLFTLLRRTWDRGERVYRCMQVRGFQGELPSLATERFRARDAAFLALGVTFCAAARLLPLSRWAGEALLSRLS; encoded by the coding sequence GTGAGCCGGGTCGCCGCGCGCGAGCTCGATCGCCTCGGATACGCCGACAGCCCCGTCCACCGGCTCGACGCGCGCGCCAAGCTCCTCGTCGCCGCCGCGCTGGTGCTCGCGGTGAGCTCCTTCCCGCGCTACGAGGTGGCGGGGCTCCTGCCCTTCTTCGCGGTGCCGGTGGCGCTCGGGCTCGGCGGCCGGGTGGCGCCGCGCCCGGTGCTGCGGCTCGTGCTGGCGGCGAGCCCGTTCGCGCTGCTGGTCGGGCTCGCGAACCCCTTCCTCGACACCGCGCCGGCGGCGCACGTCGCCGGCGTGGCGGTGCGCGGGGGCGTGCTGTCGCTGCTCTCGATCCTGCTCCGGTTCGCCCTCTGCACGAGCACGCTCCTCCTCCTCGTCGCCACCACCTCCATGCCGCGGCTGGTGCGCGGGCTCCGGCTCCTCGGGACCCCGGCGGCGCTCACCACCCAGCTCCAGTTCCTCTACCGCTACCTCTTCCTCCTGGTCGCCGAGGGGGAGCGGCTCCAGGCGGCGCGGCTCCTGCGCGAGCCCCGGCGAAGGCTGCCCCGGCTCGCCACCGCCCGCGGCATGCTCTTCACCCTGCTCCGCCGGACCTGGGATCGCGGCGAGCGCGTCTACCGCTGCATGCAGGTGCGCGGCTTCCAAGGCGAGCTCCCCTCGCTCGCGACCGAGCGGTTCCGGGCCCGCGACGCCGCGTTCCTCGCGCTCGGGGTCACCTTCTGCGCCGCCGCCCGGCTCCTGCCGCTCTCGCGCTGGGCCGGCGAGGCGCTCCTCTCGAGGCTCTCGTGA
- a CDS encoding spermine/spermidine synthase domain-containing protein: MQPWETVDRARAPDGTELVLARRGEEWVVRAGGHVLMSSRVHGSEEALAALALRRVDRPRAVLLGGLGLGFTLRALLDRLPPDAKVVVTELSPELAGWNRDHVAHLAGRPLDDARARLQVGDVLGRIAEAKGAYDAIVLDVDNGPSALAHAGNQKLYLRKGIEACRDALRGGGVLAVWSAGPDEAYLARLTRAGFDARAEVVPARQGGGQKHVVFVAKKAAGRPVAPRGGAGGAQAPRRATKRRP; encoded by the coding sequence ATGCAGCCCTGGGAGACGGTGGATCGCGCGCGCGCGCCCGACGGGACGGAGCTCGTGCTCGCCCGGCGGGGGGAGGAGTGGGTGGTGCGGGCCGGCGGGCACGTGCTCATGTCGTCGCGCGTGCACGGCTCGGAGGAGGCGCTCGCCGCGCTGGCGCTGCGCCGGGTCGATCGCCCGCGGGCCGTGCTGCTCGGCGGGCTCGGCCTCGGCTTCACGCTGCGGGCGCTGCTCGACCGGCTGCCGCCGGACGCCAAGGTGGTGGTGACCGAGCTCTCCCCCGAGCTCGCCGGCTGGAACCGCGACCACGTCGCGCACCTCGCCGGCCGGCCGCTCGACGACGCCCGGGCGCGGCTGCAGGTCGGGGACGTGCTCGGCCGGATCGCCGAGGCGAAGGGGGCCTACGACGCCATCGTCCTCGACGTGGACAACGGCCCCTCCGCGCTCGCCCACGCCGGCAACCAGAAGCTCTACCTGCGCAAGGGCATCGAGGCCTGCCGCGACGCCCTGCGCGGCGGCGGCGTGCTGGCGGTCTGGTCGGCCGGGCCCGACGAGGCCTACCTGGCCCGGCTCACCCGCGCCGGCTTCGACGCCCGCGCCGAGGTGGTGCCGGCGCGCCAGGGCGGCGGACAGAAGCACGTGGTGTTCGTGGCCAAGAAGGCGGCCGGGCGGCCGGTCGCGCCCCGGGGCGGCGCGGGTGGCGCGCAGGCGCCGCGGCGTGCTACGAAGCGCCGGCCTTGA